Proteins encoded together in one Nostoc sp. PCC 7524 window:
- the dnaK gene encoding molecular chaperone DnaK: MGKVVGIDLGTTNSVVAVMEGGKPVVIANAEGMRTTPSVVGFSKEGERVVGQMARRQTVLNPQNTFFAVKRFIGRRYGELSPDSKRVPYTIRKDEVGNIKIACPRLNKDFAPEEISAMVLKKLADDASTYLGAAVTGAVITVPAYFNDSQRQATRDAGRIAGLEVLRILNEPTAASLAYGLDRGDTETILVFDLGGGTFDVSILEVGDGVFEVKATSGDTQLGGNDFDKKVVDWLAEQFLEAEGVDLRRDRQALQRLMEAAEKAKIELSAVSVTDINLPFITATEDGPKHLETRLTRAQFEGLCSDLLGRIRTPVKRALKDAGLRPDDIEEVVLVGGSTRMPMVKQLVRDMIGIDPSENVNPDEVVAMGAAIQAGILAGEFKDVLLLDVTPLSLGLETIGGVMKKLIPRNTTIPVRRSDIFSTSENNQNSVEIHVVQGEREMSVDNKSLGRFKLYGIPPAPRGIPQIQVSFDIDANGILQVSALDRTTGREQSITIQGASTLSEGEINRMIQDAQKYADIDRERKERVEKRTRSEALILQAERQLREVALEFGMQFARSRRQRIDNICRELRESLQEKDDRGIDQAYADLQDALYELNREVREYYAEDEDDDLFSTIKDIFTGDKEKERDRDYYRDNYRDNYRQRDNFGRDYNQDYGRDSRSPYDSRPSRRPSRPSYQDNWDDDDDWL; the protein is encoded by the coding sequence ATGGGCAAGGTAGTCGGCATCGACTTGGGTACAACCAACTCAGTAGTCGCCGTAATGGAGGGTGGCAAGCCGGTGGTGATTGCCAATGCAGAAGGAATGCGAACAACCCCCTCCGTTGTAGGCTTCAGCAAAGAAGGCGAAAGGGTGGTTGGGCAAATGGCACGGCGACAAACAGTCCTCAACCCTCAAAATACTTTTTTTGCAGTCAAACGCTTTATTGGGCGCAGGTATGGCGAACTCAGCCCAGACTCGAAGCGTGTACCCTATACTATCCGCAAAGACGAAGTAGGTAACATCAAAATCGCCTGTCCTCGACTGAATAAAGACTTTGCCCCAGAAGAAATTTCGGCAATGGTGCTGAAAAAGTTGGCAGATGATGCCAGCACTTACTTAGGCGCAGCCGTCACCGGGGCAGTAATTACAGTTCCCGCTTATTTTAATGATTCCCAAAGACAGGCAACCCGTGATGCGGGCAGAATTGCTGGGTTAGAGGTGTTGCGGATTCTCAATGAACCAACAGCCGCATCTCTCGCTTATGGCTTAGACAGGGGTGATACGGAAACCATCTTAGTCTTTGACTTGGGTGGTGGAACTTTTGACGTATCAATTCTGGAAGTAGGCGATGGGGTATTTGAAGTTAAAGCTACCAGTGGCGATACCCAACTAGGTGGTAATGACTTTGATAAGAAAGTCGTTGATTGGTTAGCAGAACAATTTTTAGAAGCAGAAGGTGTAGACTTGCGACGCGATCGCCAAGCCTTACAACGTCTGATGGAAGCCGCAGAAAAAGCCAAAATTGAACTTTCTGCCGTCAGCGTCACCGACATTAACTTACCCTTCATTACCGCCACAGAAGACGGCCCCAAACATTTAGAAACTCGCCTGACACGCGCCCAGTTTGAAGGTTTATGTAGTGACTTATTAGGACGCATCCGCACACCAGTTAAACGGGCTTTAAAAGATGCCGGTTTACGCCCCGATGACATTGAAGAAGTCGTGTTAGTGGGTGGTTCGACACGAATGCCAATGGTAAAACAACTGGTGCGGGATATGATTGGCATTGACCCTAGCGAAAATGTCAACCCGGATGAAGTCGTCGCTATGGGTGCAGCCATTCAAGCAGGCATTCTCGCCGGAGAATTTAAAGATGTGCTGTTATTAGATGTCACACCCCTGTCCTTGGGCTTAGAAACAATTGGCGGTGTAATGAAAAAACTCATTCCCCGCAACACTACCATCCCCGTCCGCCGTTCTGATATTTTCTCCACATCCGAAAATAACCAAAACAGTGTGGAAATCCATGTTGTCCAAGGTGAACGGGAAATGTCCGTAGATAACAAATCGCTGGGACGCTTCAAACTCTATGGTATTCCGCCAGCCCCCAGAGGTATACCCCAAATTCAAGTATCATTTGATATCGATGCTAACGGGATTTTACAGGTATCAGCTTTAGATAGAACCACAGGACGGGAGCAAAGTATTACCATTCAAGGTGCTTCTACCTTGAGTGAAGGCGAAATCAACCGGATGATTCAGGATGCACAAAAATATGCTGACATCGACCGGGAACGCAAAGAAAGGGTAGAAAAACGTACCCGTTCTGAGGCCTTAATTCTCCAAGCAGAACGACAACTGCGAGAAGTCGCCTTAGAATTTGGAATGCAGTTTGCCCGTAGTCGCCGCCAACGTATTGATAACATTTGCCGAGAACTGCGAGAGAGTCTGCAAGAAAAAGACGATCGCGGCATCGATCAAGCCTACGCCGACCTGCAAGATGCTCTCTATGAGCTAAATCGGGAAGTCCGTGAGTATTATGCTGAAGATGAAGACGACGACTTATTCAGCACCATTAAGGACATCTTTACAGGCGACAAAGAAAAAGAACGCGATCGCGACTATTACCGAGACAATTACCGCGATAACTATCGACAACGGGATAACTTCGGACGAGATTACAACCAAGATTACGGAAGAGATAGCCGTTCTCCCTATGACAGTCGTCCATCACGCCGTCCTTCCCGCCCAAGTTATCAGGATAACTGGGATGATGATGATGATTGGCTGTAG
- a CDS encoding M28 family peptidase, which translates to MNLKERLHNYLNEIARERDPYMASAGHFFVQEYIRQELAQWGSVEIHTFQVGNKNCHNLILNLPAQSGTQKQDLPPILIGAHYDAVPGTSGADDNATGVAVLLELARKFAAQPVKYPLRLVAFDMEEYGLLGSADYAALLRQQQQPLRLMMSLEMLGYRDFTPGSQRYPAPLERFYPNTGDFIALIGNLRTIPDLIGMSRSIRQAGISSQWLPVPKRGSIVPQTRLSDHAPFWDAGYPAIMVTDTAFLRNPHYHQASDAIATLDLDFLTGVCEGLEIAIRRL; encoded by the coding sequence TTGAATTTAAAAGAGAGATTACACAATTACCTCAACGAGATTGCACGAGAACGTGATCCTTACATGGCGAGTGCAGGACATTTTTTTGTCCAAGAATATATCCGCCAGGAATTGGCTCAATGGGGAAGTGTGGAAATCCACACCTTTCAAGTGGGAAATAAAAATTGTCATAATCTCATCCTCAATTTACCCGCCCAATCTGGAACTCAAAAACAGGATTTACCACCAATTTTAATTGGCGCACACTATGATGCTGTACCTGGAACGTCAGGGGCTGATGATAATGCCACAGGTGTGGCGGTGTTATTGGAGTTAGCCAGAAAGTTTGCCGCTCAACCCGTCAAATACCCCTTGCGGTTGGTGGCTTTCGATATGGAAGAGTATGGTTTGTTGGGTAGTGCTGACTATGCGGCTTTACTGCGACAACAACAGCAACCGTTACGCCTGATGATGTCTTTAGAAATGTTGGGATATCGGGATTTTACTCCGGGTTCGCAGAGATATCCTGCCCCACTGGAAAGGTTTTATCCCAATACAGGTGATTTTATTGCCTTAATTGGCAATTTACGCACAATCCCTGACTTAATTGGTATGAGTCGTAGTATTCGTCAAGCTGGTATATCCAGTCAATGGCTACCAGTACCCAAAAGGGGTTCAATCGTTCCCCAAACTAGATTAAGTGATCATGCACCGTTTTGGGATGCAGGTTATCCAGCCATAATGGTGACAGATACAGCCTTTTTGCGAAATCCTCATTATCATCAAGCGAGTGATGCGATCGCCACCCTTGATTTAGATTTTCTCACAGGTGTGTGCGAAGGCTTAGAAATAGCTATCCGGCGACTGTAA
- a CDS encoding bestrophin family protein, whose protein sequence is MTVEKKHWFQIAFQLKGSVISAIYKRVICCALFGVLVSLLYFLKIPVSQPILSSVIPSIVLGLLLVFRTNTAYDRFWDGRKCWGSIVNNTRNIARQIWVSVDEKGTKDKETKIAVLYLLVAFAVATKLHLRGERINQELEDLISPSKYFKLQTMNNPPLEIAFWIGDYLQQQYTRNCLNSYQLTSIQELLNNLVDNLGACERILKTPMPLAYSIHLKQLLLLYCLLLPFQMVENLGWWTGLFVGIVSFTLFGIEAIGLEIENPFGYDANDLPLDAICLTMKRNIEDLISLSPNVRLSMMGGKP, encoded by the coding sequence ATGACTGTTGAAAAAAAGCATTGGTTTCAAATCGCTTTTCAACTTAAAGGTTCAGTTATTTCAGCAATTTACAAACGTGTTATTTGCTGTGCCTTATTTGGTGTCTTAGTTTCTCTACTTTATTTCTTAAAAATACCTGTATCTCAACCAATTTTAAGTAGTGTTATTCCTAGTATTGTTTTAGGTTTATTACTGGTCTTCCGCACAAATACCGCTTATGATCGTTTTTGGGATGGCAGAAAATGCTGGGGTTCGATAGTCAATAATACCCGGAATATAGCCAGACAAATTTGGGTATCTGTGGATGAAAAAGGAACGAAAGATAAAGAAACTAAAATCGCAGTTTTATATTTATTAGTAGCTTTTGCAGTAGCTACTAAATTGCATTTACGCGGAGAACGCATCAATCAGGAATTAGAAGACTTAATCTCACCTTCTAAATATTTCAAGCTGCAAACCATGAATAATCCTCCCCTAGAAATAGCCTTTTGGATTGGAGATTATTTGCAGCAGCAATATACTCGTAATTGCTTAAACAGTTATCAACTAACTTCTATCCAAGAATTATTAAACAATTTGGTTGATAATTTAGGAGCTTGTGAACGGATTTTAAAAACACCTATGCCTTTAGCTTATTCCATTCACTTAAAACAATTGTTGTTACTTTACTGTTTGCTCTTACCTTTTCAAATGGTAGAGAATTTAGGCTGGTGGACTGGTTTATTTGTGGGGATAGTCAGTTTTACTTTATTCGGGATAGAAGCCATTGGTTTAGAAATAGAAAATCCCTTTGGTTATGATGCTAATGATTTACCATTAGATGCGATTTGTCTCACGATGAAGCGGAATATTGAAGATTTAATTAGTTTGTCTCCCAATGTGCGTTTATCTATGATGGGTGGAAAGCCATGA
- a CDS encoding hydantoinase B/oxoprolinase family protein: MAWEFWIDRGGTFTDIVAKRPDGKILIHKLLSENPERYTDAAVQGIREILGIATDAAIPANQIAAVKMGTTVATNALLERKGDRTVLVITKGFRDALRIGYQNRPDIFARQIILPEMLYEQVIEAEERYSAQGEELTPVNLEVIRPQLQAAFNHGIRACAIAFMHGYRYTEHEKQVAALARSIGFTQVSVSHEVSPLMKLVSRGDTTVVDAYLSPILRRYIDQVASQLGDEVEKGDKVAILPSPQSPVPSPHSPTIMFMQSNGGLADAENFQGKDSILSGPAGGIVGAVQTSLMAGFNKIISFDMGGTSTDVAHFNGEYERTFETEVAGVRLRTPMMAIHTVAAGGGSIVQFDGSRYRVGPESAGANPGPASYSKGGPLTVTDCNVMVGKLQPEFFPKVFGLNADLPLDAEVVRAKFTQLAAEIGDSRKPEAVATGFLAIAVDKMANAIKKISLQRGYDVSEYTLCCFGGAGGQHACLIADALGMQQVFIHPYAGVLSAYGMGLADVRAMREQSVESVLSDDVLSELELVFAELAKQGQQELNHRVTEVEEKTDIYRQVHLRYEGTDASLIVDFGEITTMQRQFENLHRQRYGFIVPEKRLIVEAVAVEVVARHDAPQEAIVSRRDNQPPAAVATVQMYTAGAWHSTPVYQREDLQPGDDISGPAIIVEPTGTNVIEPHWQAELTHRNHLVLQRVTTKSPLPTPHSPLPTQRDPVMLEIFNNLFRAIAEQMGITLQNTSSSVNIKERLDFSCAIFDSSGQLVANAPHIPVHLGSMSESVQALITAYGDTIKPLDVFVSNNPYNGGTHLPDITVITPVFPDSRLPHPHSPLFYVASRGHHADIGGITPGSMPPNSKNVTEEGILLDNFQLVKAGEFREIELRKLLASEPYPARNINQNIADLKAQIAANERGVQELLHMVEHYGLATVQAYMGFVQDNAEESVRRVIEVLKDGSFNYALDDGSQIQVAITINRENRSAKIDFTGTSPQQLNNNFNAPAAVCKAAVLYVFRTLVDDDIPLNAGCLKPLEILIPEGCMLNPRYPAAVVAGNVETSQAITDTLYGALGVLAASQGTMNNFTFGNEHYQYYETICGGSGAGADFAGTDAVHTHMTNSRLTDPEVLEWRFPVILDSFGIRHHSGGKGQNSGGNGVIRRLRFLEPMTAGILANHRVVAPFGLCGGEAGKVGRNYVERSNGTVEELSSKAVVEMNSGDVFVIETPGGGGYGLRRE; the protein is encoded by the coding sequence ATGGCTTGGGAATTTTGGATTGATCGTGGCGGTACGTTTACTGATATTGTGGCGAAGCGTCCCGATGGCAAGATATTAATTCACAAGCTGTTGTCGGAAAATCCTGAACGCTATACTGATGCAGCAGTGCAAGGGATTCGGGAAATTTTAGGAATCGCTACAGATGCAGCCATTCCCGCCAATCAAATTGCTGCCGTGAAAATGGGGACGACTGTGGCAACAAATGCCCTATTAGAAAGAAAAGGCGATCGCACAGTCTTAGTAATCACTAAAGGTTTTCGAGATGCGCTGCGAATCGGTTATCAAAACCGTCCCGATATCTTTGCCCGTCAGATTATTTTGCCAGAAATGCTGTATGAGCAGGTCATTGAGGCAGAAGAACGCTACAGCGCCCAAGGTGAGGAATTAACCCCCGTCAATCTAGAGGTTATTCGTCCCCAATTGCAAGCAGCATTTAATCATGGGATTCGTGCTTGTGCGATCGCTTTCATGCACGGCTACCGCTACACTGAACATGAAAAACAGGTTGCTGCTTTAGCCAGAAGTATTGGTTTTACTCAAGTTTCCGTATCTCACGAAGTCAGCCCTTTAATGAAATTAGTCAGTCGGGGTGACACGACTGTCGTTGATGCTTACTTATCCCCGATTCTGCGACGTTACATAGATCAGGTTGCAAGTCAGTTAGGTGACGAGGTAGAGAAGGGGGACAAGGTTGCAATTCTTCCCAGTCCCCAGTCCCCAGTCCCCAGTCCCCACTCCCCCACTATCATGTTCATGCAATCCAATGGGGGACTTGCTGATGCTGAGAACTTTCAAGGGAAGGACAGTATTTTATCAGGGCCAGCCGGTGGAATTGTTGGGGCTGTGCAGACAAGTTTAATGGCAGGATTTAACAAGATTATCAGCTTTGATATGGGTGGTACATCTACAGATGTCGCCCATTTCAACGGCGAGTATGAACGCACCTTTGAAACGGAAGTTGCAGGGGTACGTCTACGCACACCTATGATGGCAATTCACACCGTTGCTGCTGGTGGTGGTTCAATTGTGCAGTTTGATGGTTCTCGTTATCGGGTGGGGCCAGAATCAGCCGGAGCAAATCCTGGCCCTGCTTCCTACTCCAAAGGGGGGCCGTTAACGGTGACGGATTGCAATGTGATGGTGGGGAAGTTGCAACCAGAGTTTTTTCCCAAAGTTTTCGGGCTGAATGCTGATTTACCGCTAGATGCAGAGGTGGTGCGAGCAAAATTTACGCAGTTGGCGGCGGAAATTGGTGATTCCAGGAAACCAGAGGCAGTGGCGACGGGATTTTTAGCGATCGCAGTTGATAAAATGGCGAATGCGATTAAAAAAATCTCTCTCCAGCGTGGTTATGACGTTTCCGAATATACGCTGTGTTGTTTTGGCGGTGCGGGTGGACAACACGCTTGTTTAATTGCTGATGCTTTGGGGATGCAGCAAGTGTTTATTCATCCCTACGCTGGGGTATTGTCAGCTTATGGTATGGGTTTAGCTGATGTGCGGGCAATGCGGGAACAGTCTGTAGAAAGTGTTTTAAGTGATGATGTCCTGTCTGAACTAGAGTTAGTATTTGCGGAATTGGCAAAACAAGGACAGCAAGAACTCAACCATAGAGTTACAGAAGTAGAAGAAAAAACAGATATTTATCGTCAGGTGCATTTGCGCTACGAAGGAACAGACGCGTCGTTAATTGTCGATTTTGGTGAGATAACAACGATGCAGAGGCAATTTGAAAATTTGCATCGTCAACGTTACGGGTTTATCGTCCCAGAGAAGCGGCTGATTGTAGAAGCGGTAGCTGTGGAAGTAGTAGCGAGACATGATGCACCACAAGAAGCCATCGTCTCACGCCGGGATAATCAACCACCAGCTGCCGTTGCGACTGTACAGATGTACACGGCTGGCGCATGGCATTCTACACCCGTATATCAGCGAGAGGATTTACAACCAGGAGATGATATTTCCGGCCCGGCAATCATTGTAGAACCAACGGGTACAAACGTGATTGAACCCCATTGGCAAGCAGAATTAACTCATCGTAATCATCTAGTTTTACAGCGAGTCACCACCAAATCCCCACTCCCTACTCCCCACTCCCCACTCCCCACCCAAAGAGATCCCGTAATGCTGGAGATATTTAATAATTTATTTCGAGCGATCGCTGAACAAATGGGGATAACCTTACAAAATACCAGTTCCTCAGTCAACATCAAGGAAAGGCTAGATTTCTCCTGCGCGATTTTTGATAGTTCTGGACAGTTAGTCGCCAACGCACCCCATATTCCCGTGCATCTAGGTTCCATGAGTGAAAGCGTCCAAGCTTTAATTACAGCCTATGGCGACACCATCAAACCCCTAGATGTCTTTGTTTCCAACAACCCCTACAACGGTGGAACTCACCTCCCAGATATCACCGTCATTACCCCAGTCTTCCCCGACTCCCGACTCCCTCATCCCCACTCCCCCCTCTTCTACGTCGCCTCACGGGGACATCATGCAGATATCGGCGGCATCACTCCGGGTTCCATGCCTCCCAATAGTAAAAATGTCACAGAAGAAGGAATATTATTAGATAATTTCCAGTTAGTCAAAGCTGGTGAATTCCGAGAAATAGAATTAAGAAAATTATTAGCGAGTGAACCCTATCCAGCCAGAAATATCAATCAAAATATTGCCGATTTAAAAGCTCAAATTGCTGCTAATGAACGCGGTGTGCAAGAACTTCTACACATGGTAGAGCATTACGGTTTAGCCACAGTACAAGCTTACATGGGGTTTGTGCAAGACAACGCCGAAGAATCTGTACGCCGAGTCATTGAAGTATTAAAAGATGGTAGCTTTAACTATGCTTTAGATGATGGTAGCCAGATTCAAGTTGCTATCACTATTAATCGAGAAAATCGCAGTGCAAAAATTGATTTTACAGGCACATCACCCCAGCAATTAAATAATAATTTCAACGCTCCGGCAGCAGTTTGTAAAGCCGCAGTTTTATATGTATTCCGCACCTTAGTAGATGATGATATTCCCTTGAATGCAGGCTGTCTCAAACCATTAGAAATTCTCATTCCCGAAGGGTGTATGTTAAATCCCCGTTATCCTGCGGCGGTGGTGGCGGGAAATGTGGAAACTTCCCAAGCCATTACAGATACTTTGTATGGTGCATTGGGTGTGTTAGCTGCTTCTCAAGGCACAATGAATAACTTTACCTTTGGCAATGAACACTATCAATATTATGAAACTATCTGCGGTGGTTCCGGTGCAGGTGCAGATTTTGCGGGTACAGATGCAGTCCACACCCATATGACAAATTCCCGCCTTACTGATCCTGAAGTCCTAGAATGGCGATTTCCAGTAATTTTGGACAGTTTTGGTATTCGTCATCATAGTGGCGGTAAAGGTCAAAATAGTGGCGGTAATGGGGTAATTCGTCGCCTCCGTTTTCTAGAACCAATGACAGCCGGAATTTTAGCAAATCACCGCGTTGTTGCGCCTTTTGGTTTATGCGGTGGTGAAGCGGGGAAAGTGGGGAGAAATTATGTGGAAAGAAGTAATGGCACTGTGGAGGAATTAAGCAGCAAAGCAGTAGTGGAGATGAATTCTGGAGATGTGTTTGTGATTGAAACTCCTGGGGGTGGGGGGTATGGGTTGAGACGAGAGTAA
- the map gene encoding type I methionyl aminopeptidase — translation MNILTNLLSQAPKPTTSPKQRRGIEIKSPREIDIMRQSAKIVATVLKEISELVKPGMTTADLDAYAEKRIREMDATPSFKGYHGFTGSICSSINNEVVHGIPSPKKVIRAGDVLKVDTGAYYQGFHGDSCITIAVGEVTPEAARLIRVAEEALYKGIEQVKAGAYLLDLAGAIEDHVKANGYSVVEEFTGHGVGRNLHEEPSVFNFRTREMPNVKLRAGMTLAIEPILNAGSKHTRTLSDRWTAVTVDNSLSAQFEHTVLVTDTGYEILTDRTKV, via the coding sequence ATGAACATCCTCACCAACTTACTGTCTCAAGCACCTAAGCCTACAACATCACCCAAACAACGCCGGGGTATTGAAATTAAATCGCCGCGTGAAATTGATATTATGCGGCAATCAGCGAAAATTGTGGCAACTGTCCTTAAAGAAATTTCGGAGTTAGTCAAGCCAGGAATGACTACGGCTGATTTGGATGCTTATGCGGAAAAACGCATCCGTGAAATGGACGCAACCCCCAGTTTTAAGGGATATCATGGTTTTACTGGTTCTATCTGCTCCAGTATCAATAATGAAGTTGTGCATGGTATCCCTAGTCCTAAAAAAGTAATTCGGGCTGGGGATGTATTAAAAGTAGATACAGGTGCTTATTATCAAGGGTTTCATGGTGATTCCTGTATTACTATCGCCGTGGGTGAAGTTACCCCAGAAGCCGCTAGACTGATTCGTGTTGCTGAAGAAGCACTTTATAAAGGCATTGAACAAGTAAAAGCTGGTGCATATCTGCTGGATTTGGCTGGCGCAATTGAAGATCATGTCAAAGCCAATGGTTATAGTGTGGTGGAAGAATTCACCGGACATGGTGTAGGACGCAATTTACACGAAGAACCTTCTGTGTTTAACTTCCGTACACGGGAAATGCCTAATGTTAAACTGCGCGCAGGGATGACTCTGGCGATTGAACCAATTTTAAATGCCGGTTCTAAACACACCAGAACATTATCAGATAGATGGACGGCTGTAACTGTCGATAATTCCTTGTCAGCACAGTTTGAACATACAGTTTTGGTGACAGACACAGGTTATGAAATTTTGACTGATCGCACCAAAGTTTAA
- a CDS encoding cupredoxin domain-containing protein codes for MIGSPAIAANYTGDLLKLPATEVTVSLGNGANELKFEPNHLDFVAGKRYQLRLTNPSQMKHYFTAKDFADGIWTQKVEAGKVEIKGAIHELELKPGATAEWVFVPMKPGKYNLRCSIPGHTEAGMTGEIAIASK; via the coding sequence ATGATTGGTAGTCCAGCGATCGCGGCAAATTATACTGGTGATTTACTCAAGCTACCTGCTACAGAAGTTACCGTGAGTTTAGGTAATGGTGCTAACGAACTTAAGTTTGAGCCGAATCATTTAGACTTTGTAGCGGGGAAACGGTATCAACTGCGGTTAACTAATCCCAGTCAAATGAAGCACTACTTTACAGCGAAAGATTTTGCTGACGGTATCTGGACACAAAAAGTCGAAGCCGGGAAAGTGGAGATTAAAGGCGCAATCCATGAACTGGAACTAAAACCAGGCGCAACAGCCGAATGGGTATTTGTGCCAATGAAGCCAGGAAAATATAATTTACGCTGTTCTATCCCTGGACATACGGAAGCAGGGATGACAGGGGAAATTGCGATCGCTAGTAAGTGA